From Quercus lobata isolate SW786 chromosome 1, ValleyOak3.0 Primary Assembly, whole genome shotgun sequence, one genomic window encodes:
- the LOC115988041 gene encoding exocyst complex component EXO70H1-like yields the protein MPSKGMRNVFFKSSSPSPSRTAMIPPASPSRTFSESLMDENIEIAESLITKWDPNNVSSFANVTSLFHADPHEAKQYLNSVRDLQAAMQHLVIENSSSEKIVAAQNLMQLAMKRLEKEFYQILSVNRANLDPESVSVRSSRSSAARSSTSDFEESDESEEDEFRFGTELDDSLPDVERVSMIAMADLKAIADCMISSGYGRECVKIYKIIRKSIVDESLYHLGVERQISLSHLQKMDWEMVELKIKTWLNAVKVAVKTVFYGERILCDHVFSASDSIRESCFSEISKEAALILFGFPETVAKCKKTPEKMFRTLDLYEAISDLLPEIQSIFSYESTSTVRSQAINSLIKLGDAVRTMLMDFETAIQKDPAKATVPGGGVHPLTRYVMNYISLLADYSGALADIVADWPLNLQTPLPESYFGSPSELDDSPVSVRFAWLVLVLLCKLDGKAELYKDVALSYLFLANNLQYVVAKVRSSSLKLFLGDDWVNKHELKVKQYASNYERMGWSKVISSLPEDPTAEISLDRARDCYKKFGAAFEEAYKKQSSWVVPDPKLRDEIKVSVERKLSAAYGNFYEKNRGGSGTFVKFAPDDLGNYLSDLFYGNGSTGSVSSHLRGRRGH from the coding sequence ATGCCAAGTAAAGGAATGAGGAACGTGTTTTTCAAATCATCTTCACCTTCACCTTCTAGAACAGCGATGATTCCACCAGCTTCTCCTAGCCGCACTTTCTCTGAGTCTCTAATGGACGAGAACATTGAGATTGCTGAGTCTCTTATTACCAAATGGGACCCCAATAACGTTTCTTCCTTTGCAAACGTCACCTCGCTTTTCCACGCCGATCCTCACGAGGCTAAACAGTATTTGAACTCTGTTAGAGACTTACAGGCCGCTATGCAGCACTTGGTTATCGAGAACTCGAGCTCTGAAAAGATTGTCGCAGCTCAGAATTTGATGCAACTTGCTATGAAGAGGTTGGAGAAGGAGTTCTATCAGATTTTGTCTGTCAATAGGGCTAACTTGGACCCTGAATCGGTTTCGGTTCGCTCGTCGAGATCTTCGGCGGCTAGGTCGAGCACTTCGGATTTTGAGGAAAGCGATGAGTCGGAGGAGGACGAGTTCCGATTCGGGACTGAGTTGGATGACTCGCTCCCCGATGTGGAGCGAGTTTCGATGATCGCGATGGCGGATTTGAAAGCCATTGCGGATTGTATGATATCGTCTGGTTATGGAAGAGAGTGCGTCAAGATTTACAAGATCATTCGGAAATCGATTGTCGATGAGTCGCTGTATCATCTCGGTGTTGAGAGGCAGATCAGTCTTTCACACTTGCAAAAGATGGATTGGGAAATGGTGGAGTTGAAAATCAAAACCTGGTTGAACGCAGTGAAGGTCGCCGTGAAAACAGTCTTTTACGGCGAGAGAATTCTCTGCGACCACGTTTTCTCAGCCTCAGATTCTATCAGAGAGTCTTGCTTCTCTGAGATTTCCAAAGAGGCCGCACTAATCCTGTTTGGATTCCCGGAAACAGTGGCAAAGTGCAAGAAAACCCCCGAGAAAATGTTTCGCACTCTGGACCTATACGAAGCAATATCAGACCTCTTGCCTGAAATCCAATCCATCTTCTCGTACGAATCAACCTCCACCGTCCGATCACAGGCCATTAATTCCTTGATCAAACTCGGCGATGCGGTGCGTACAATGTTAATGGATTTCGAAACCGCCATTCAAAAAGACCCGGCGAAAGCTACAGTCCCAGGCGGTGGGGTCCACCCATTGACACGTTACGTGATGAACTATATCTCTCTCCTCGCCGATTACAGTGGCGCACTCGCCGATATAGTCGCCGACTGGCCTTTGAATCTACAAACTCCGTTACCAGAATCATATTTCGGTAGCCCAAGCGAGCTCGATGATAGCCCAGTTTCCGTACGATTTGCGTGGCTAGTCTTGGTTTTACTCTGCAAACTCGACGGCAAAGCTGAGCTATACAAAGACGTGGCACTCTCGTACTTGTTCTTAGCCAATAATCTCCAATACGTCGTCGCTAAGGTCCGCAGTTCGAGTTTGAAGCTTTTTCTTGGTGATGATTGGGTGAATAAGCATGAGTTGAAGGTGAAACAGTACGCTTCGAATTACGAGAGAATGGGATGGAGCAAAGTGATATCTTCGTTGCCGGAAGATCCAACGGCTGAGATTTCGCTGGACCGAGCCAGGGACTGTTATAAGAAATTCGGGGCGGCGTTTGAAGAGGCTTATAAGAAACAGAGTTCGTGGGTCGTGCCCGACCCGAAACTGAGAGACGAGATTAAAGTTTCGGTGGAGAGAAAGCTTAGTGCGGCGTACGGGAATTTCTATGAGAAGAATCGGGGCGGGTCGGGGACATTTGTCAAATTTGCCCCTGATGATTTGGGGAATTACTTGTCGGATTTGTTCTATGGGAATGGGAGTACAGGGAGTGTTTCGTCACATTTGCGTGGCAGACGTGGAcattga